In Erwinia pyrifoliae DSM 12163, the genomic window CTGATGCAATTTCTGTAAGGTTATTTAAATCAGATTTTGTTATATTAGTGCCAACCCTTTGCCAGTGTTCATATTTTGTCACCTCCGGCAACAGATGTGACAACGTTTGCAAAAGGTGTCAACACCCTGCTGACACAACCTGTTGCAGGTTTACAGTACCGAAACCTTCCCGTAAAATGCCGCCACACTTAAACGACAATAGAGCCCTTGTCATTGAGGTCGTTAAATGAGACTCAGTAAATACAATAAAAGTTTGGGGATTTTGTCATTAATCGCAAGCATGGTTTTGCTAAGTGGTTGTGATAGTGCATTATTGAATCCCAAAGGACAGATTGCGATGGAGCAACGCTCGCTGATTCTGACGGCTTTCGGCCTGATGATGATCGTGGTTATTCCAGCAGTCTTGATGGCCGTGGTGTTCGCCTGGAAGTACCGGGCATCCAACACTAATGCGAAATACAGCCCCAACTGGTCACACTCAAATAAAGTGGAAGCCGTGGTATGGACTGTACCCATCTTAATCATTGTTTTTCTTGGCATTCTTACGTGGAAATCAACTCACGCTCTGGAACCAAGTAAGCCACTGGAATCTGATGCTAAACCTGTCGAGATCGAAGTCGTTTCGCTTGACTGGAAATGGTTGTTTATCTACCCGGAACAGGGGATTGCCACCGTTAACCAGATTGCTTTCCCGGCTAACCGCCCTGTAAGCTTCAAGATTACCTCGAACACCGTCATGAACTCCTTCTTTATTCCAACCCTCGGTAGCCAGATTTACGCTATGGCGGGCATGCAGACTAAACTGCATCTTATTGCGAATGAAGCCGGCACCTTTGACGGTATCTCTTCCAACTTCAGTGGTCGCGGATTCTCTGGTATGAAGTTTAAGGCGATTGCTACTCCTGACGAAGCGACCTTCGACCAGTGGATTGCAAAAGCGAAACAGTCTCCAGATACCCTCATGACAATGGATGATTTTAACAAGCTGGCTGCGCCCAGCGAAAATCACCCGGTGGAATTCTTCTCAAGTGTGAAACCTGAACTGTTCAAAGATATCATTGGCCAGTTCCAGATGAACCACGGCGGAAGCATGGAAATGTCTCACGGTGAAGGCCATGAAGGCATGGATATGAGCAACACCGCTCACGCGGGAGCCGAGGAATAATACGATGTTAGGAAAATTAACCCTGGATGCCTTCCCTTACCACGAGCCAAT contains:
- the cyoA gene encoding cytochrome o ubiquinol oxidase subunit II, translating into MRLSKYNKSLGILSLIASMVLLSGCDSALLNPKGQIAMEQRSLILTAFGLMMIVVIPAVLMAVVFAWKYRASNTNAKYSPNWSHSNKVEAVVWTVPILIIVFLGILTWKSTHALEPSKPLESDAKPVEIEVVSLDWKWLFIYPEQGIATVNQIAFPANRPVSFKITSNTVMNSFFIPTLGSQIYAMAGMQTKLHLIANEAGTFDGISSNFSGRGFSGMKFKAIATPDEATFDQWIAKAKQSPDTLMTMDDFNKLAAPSENHPVEFFSSVKPELFKDIIGQFQMNHGGSMEMSHGEGHEGMDMSNTAHAGAEE